A single region of the Manihot esculenta cultivar AM560-2 chromosome 12, M.esculenta_v8, whole genome shotgun sequence genome encodes:
- the LOC110628034 gene encoding uncharacterized protein LOC110628034 isoform X2, with translation MDEKIDKQGWKHQIACRTRFKDLYKAIDLPRMILQIVAATDGDAIIVSSHNRKVQFRDEHTFTCWILFLCFRDILHFDPQ, from the exons ATGGATGAAAAGATCGACAAACAAGGATGGAAGCATCAAATCGCTTGCAG AACACGTTTCAAGGACTTGTATAAAGCAATAGATTTGCCACGCATGATTCTTCAG ATTGTTGCTGCTACAGATGGAGATGCTATTATTGTTAGT AGCCACAATAGGAAGGTTCAGTTTCGGGATGAACATACATTTACTTGTTGGATTCTTTTTCTTTGCTTCAGAGATATTTTACATTTTGATCCTCAATGA
- the LOC110628034 gene encoding uncharacterized protein LOC110628034 isoform X1: protein MDEKIDKQGWKHQIACRTRFKDLYKAIDLPRMILQIVAATDGDAIIVSVRHPRATIGRFSFGMNIHLLVGFFFFASEIFYILILNEHLDPENRTLLILFLISGYMMYFLMLELSLRIPRRLPQHERRRAHLIGWLQEGLMILVLVPIVCWMLQEPVVTLMPTPT, encoded by the exons ATGGATGAAAAGATCGACAAACAAGGATGGAAGCATCAAATCGCTTGCAG AACACGTTTCAAGGACTTGTATAAAGCAATAGATTTGCCACGCATGATTCTTCAG ATTGTTGCTGCTACAGATGGAGATGCTATTATTGTTAGTGTGAGGCATCCCAG AGCCACAATAGGAAGGTTCAGTTTCGGGATGAACATACATTTACTTGTTGGATTCTTTTTCTTTGCTTCAGAGATATTTTACATTTTGATCCTCAATGAGCACTTGGACCCAGAGAATAGGACATTACTGATTCTCTTTCTCATTTCTGGGTACATGATGTATTTTCTTATGCTTGAGTTGTCCCTTAGAATTCCCAGGAGACTGCCACAACATGAACGGAGACGGGCACATCTAATTGGATGGCTTCAGGAAGGCCTGATGATTCTTGTACTTGTTCCCATTGTGTGTTGGATGCTTCAGGAACCAGTGGTAACATTGATGCCTACTCCTACATAA